The Pecten maximus chromosome 10, xPecMax1.1, whole genome shotgun sequence region AGATTTCCTGTCTGTCCGTCTTGTACAGACGTACGGACACTGGTCTGTACCTGATATCCCGACTGGAGAGTGCCCGGTCCTGGGACCGGTCCGGTTCGTGGGAGTTGACCCATTGGTCCGTGTCCACGATAGGGTAGAGTTTATATCATTGGTCCATCCACACAAATCTGTCTTCTCAAATCCACACGACCGCTCAGCTTCCTCAGCTGAAAAAACGACATGGATCATTTATTATCCTTACGTAATTGTCTTATTGTCATCATTATAAATCTATTTGGTTTGtctatacaatattttattcaacagGATAAATTCGTAGCATTCCGCACTGTTACTgataaaatttaagaaaaccTGATGTAAATTACGGTATTACAAGTCTTTTACGTTATTAtgtcacttggtttgtttgcTCCAAAGACACATCTGGTTACTCTTAACGAGGAAGTCCACTTAATCAACTAATTAATTCAGTTATTGAATATGATGATGTGGAGGAAGGTGTATCAAAGAcgtttataacatatatctaaaaaagttatttttgttcttttttttttatatatatattttccaaacacatatatcatcattaacaatcaataattataatacatcatCCTTCACACTACTGTCATCATCATattcgtcgtcgtcgtcatagTATTTTTGTCCTTCCCAATTTATTCattcatacatttgtatgggAGTCTGTCGATCCAACCTCCATTCAGACATTTCTGAATCAACGTTAGCAACTAAAATATACGCGATAATTAACATATAAAATGCTAACCGATACCAATACTCACAAGTACATATAGGCACACTTCCGCTCCACTTCTCGCCGTCACAACTAAGCTGGTTATCCCCAACGATAGACATGCCCGGGGGACAGGAGAACACGAGTAGCGCCCCCTGGTAACGACGAGTTACAGAAAGTCCGGAATCCCTGATGAGTACATCGGGACAGCGGCTTGctggtaaaaaaaatatacacagaTATTTTCTGAACACGTTATTATTTGCAATTACATTTGATGTGGTTACAACTGAAAAACcattaacaaaattaatatttttggaTTTGATCTGTCTGTtgtggtatacatgtaaatcatgtATCTAAAATAATGTAGCTTTCTGCTGTAGGTTGTTGAGGGGCacctaaacagcaaatccagtcaaaacagtgatattttacaaaccTATGAATTTctactatggtgcaatttaacacaaattaatttgatgaacttttagtatgtatgcTGGAAAACCATGGGACATGCTGTTGACCTGTAagttgttaagctgtttgttaatttcaacaaaacaaacgaaaaatgcatgtttcaggggcACATAAACAACTCATTTGTATAgcatatattgcacaaactagccaagcacaaaataggagcattgcatggtttgaccagatttgattttatgtcaaaaacatagaaaatgctcttattagacactGTAAAGAACTCTAGAaatggcaagaagactgctctttggaaaaaaaagtttagTTCGAAACTGAATATGTGTTATCTTGACTCTTTTTCTTCCGCCTCGTACAACGTGAGACAGTCGTTATAGACAAGCGTTTAGATGACGTCGGACTAATGCGAGAATTACGTTGGCATGTGCAATCAACCGACGCGTATATAGTaaccaataaatacatgtatagacttGAACTATGATACACATTTGGAGGATGTCTGTTATTAACGAATTCATGCCAGTTTCAATGCGAATGTGTTACATCAATTTGGAACATGGGATGTTTACGCATTGCGTTTATATCAGTAGAAAtccaatacattgtattttagaCATGGTAGATGGTAATTTGTGAATGTTTAGCTTTCATGTAGCATTTATTCAGTGCAGTATATTTTAAAGAGGTGATAAGTTAagaataacaagaaatatcttcaaaaaaagataaacggcatagttttaatgttggtggttataatataaaactgctggtgaaataaatcaacgaactaatgcgtttcagcacagataacaaaatgaattcagtttgaatcatttttggtgataataagactgcatttgaatcacgaatatgattttataaatgtgtcatttgaaaagatacatccacttattcagcttgcatttttaactttgtttcttttttaactgcatctctgcattttgcatttaccgctacattgaccaatcacatacttcatcctcaccagtaacgccacctgtcgcgccttatccggggtcaaaagaatattagacggctatgccaAATATGCCAAAAAATTCTTCAgagtaaataaatatgtacaagTTGTTCCCCTTTAggtatcaaaacatttaatgcATATTCACCTATACATAATGGCTGACTTCCGGTCCAGACACCGCCTACACAGACAACTCGTTTAGAACCATACATGATGAAGGGACTATCACAGTTAAATCGGGCATACCGTCTCAGGTACTTCACACGCAAGCCTCTGGTTAGGTGGAACGCTTGACATTTGCCTTCCGTTACTGAAATGATAATTGATCATTTATTTGGTAAACACATATCCTTCCGACAATTCTGAGTATGTGCATTGttaaaaattaatatgaaaaCGGGCATTGGCTAAAACGAGCACAACGTCTAAAACAGCacacacttttttttctttttttttaataagactATTTTCTCATTTGTTTTACCACAGATTTATTGCTAAAACAGGTCGatgtaaaaatacaaacatcaaaatgaatgatacagatttaaaattaaaaaaaaaaaacttgtggACCCGTCTGTGGCCCCAATTTGAATGCattttcatcaaatataatTTATGCTAGGTGTATCATAAAAAAAGTATATTGGTAATCAAAATTCAGTTATTCATCCCGacataatttaatttgatttagcTCTTTTAGCTAACTTGGTAGACGAAACATATCCGGATTTCCAGCAGATTTGGATATAAGTTTTACTCCCGGTTCAGGCAGTGAGAAGAAAACTACTATAGAGATTGTTTTAAAAAGCGGCAAGGTTTTCAGCATTGTAAAATGTCCCTGTTGGTGGTCGTCAGTATAAATGAAATTTACCTGTTGGTGGTCGTCAGTATAAATGAAATTTACCTGTTGGTGGTTGTCAGTATAGATGAAGTTTATCTGATAGTTGTTATGAGTATATATGAAGTGTATCTGTTAgttgttgtcagtatatatgaaGTGTATCTGTTGGTGGTTGTCagtatacacaaatgtatatgaGGTGTATCTGTCAGTTGTTGTCAGTATAGATGAAGTTTATCTGTCAgttgttgtcagtatatatgaaGTGTATCTGTCAGTTGTTGTCAGTATTTATGAAGTGTATCTGATAgttgttgtcagtatatatcaAGTGTATCTGATAGTTGTTGTGAGTATATATGAAGTGTATCTGATAgttgttgtcagtatatatgaaGTGTATCTGTTGGTGgttgtcagtatatatgaaGTGTATCTGATAGTTGTTGTCAGTATTAATTAAGTGTACCTGATAGTTGTTGTCAGTATTAATTAAGTGTATCTGATAgttgttgtcagtatatatgaaGTGTATCTGATAGTTGTTGTGAGTATATATGAAGTGTATCTGATAGTTGTTGTGAGTATATATGAAGTGTATCTGTTGGTGGTTGTCAGTATTAATGAAGTGTATCTGATAGTTGTGAGTATATATGAAGTGTATCTGTCAgttgttgtcagtatatatgaaGTGTATCTGATAGTTGTTGTGAGTATATATGAAGTGTATCTGATAGTTGTTGTGAGTATATATGAAGTGTATCTGATAgttgttgtcagtatatatgaagtgtatctgatagttgttgtcagtatatatgaagtgtatctgatagttgttgtcagtatatatgaaGTGTATCTGTTGGTGgttgtcagtatatatgaaGTGTATCTGATAGTTGTTATGAGTATATATGAAGTGTATCTGATAgttgttgtcagtatatatgaagtgtatctgatagttgttgtcagtatatatgaaGTGTATCTGTTGGTGGTTGTCAGTATTAATGAAGTGTATCTGATAGTTGTGAGTATATATGAAGTTTATCTGATAgttgttgtcagtatatatgaagtgtatctgatagttgttgtcagtatatatgaaGTGTATCTGTTAGTTGTTGTGAGTATTTATGAAGTGTATCTGTTGGTGgttgtcagtatatatgaaGTGTATCTGATAGTTGTTATGAGTATATATGAAGTGTATCTGATAgttgttgtcagtatatatgaagtgtatctgatagttgttgtcagtatatatgaaGTGTATCTGATAGTTGTTGTGAGTATATATGAAGTGTATCTGATAGTTGTTGTGAGTATATATGAAGTGTATCTGATAGTTGTTGTGAGTATATATGAAGTGTATCTGATAgttgttgtcagtatatatgaaGTGTATCTGTTGGTGGTTGTGAGTATTTATGAAGTGTATCTGTTAGTTGTTGTGAGTATTTATGAAGTGTATCTGTTAGTTGTTGTGAGTATATATGAAGTGTATCTGATAgttgttgtcagtatatatgaaGTGTATCTGTTGGTGGTTCTCAGTATATATGAAGTGTATCTGATAgttgttgtcagtatatattAAGTGTATCTGTTAGttgttatgaatatatatgaagtGTATCTGATAGTTGTTGTGAGTATATATGAAGTGTATCTGATAgttgttgtcagtatatatgaaGTGTATCTGATAGTTGTTGTGAGTATTATGAAGTGTATCTGATAgttgttgtcagtatatatgaaGTATACCTGATAGTTGTTGTGAGTATATATGAAGTGTATCTGATAGTTGTTGTGAGTATATATGAAGTGTATCTGACAgttgttgtcagtatatatgaaGTGTATCTGATAGTTGTTGTCAGTATTAATTAAGTGTATCTGATAGTTGTTGTGAGTATTTATGAAGTGTATCTGATAGTTGTTATGAGTATATATGAAGTGTATCTGATAGTTGTTGTGAGTATTTATGAAGTGTATCTGATAGTTGTTATGAGTATATATGAAGTGTATCTGATAGTTGTTGTGAGTATATATGAAGTGTATCTGATAGTTGTTGTGAGTATATATGAAGTGTATCTGATAGTTGTTGTGAGTATATATGAAGTGTATCTGATAgttgttgtcagtatatatgaaGTGTATCTGATAGTGGTTGTCAGTA contains the following coding sequences:
- the LOC117336307 gene encoding MAM and LDL-receptor class A domain-containing protein 1-like isoform X1 gives rise to the protein MGMTRTLVLVAVTFVVIQEYTAVVSPMSGRLPTVSKRQSGNSSTLAGSTVTEGKCQAFHLTRGLRVKYLRRYARFNCDSPFIMYGSKRVVCVGGVWTGSQPLCIASRCPDVLIRDSGLSVTRRYQGALLVFSCPPGMSIVGDNQLSCDGEKWSGSVPICTSEEAERSCGFEKTDLCGWTNDINSTLSWTRTNGSTPTNRTGPRTGHSPVGISGYYLYMESSGHSGRDDVARLLSPWYRDIPKGTCFQFFYHMLGDESQDDFSSLYVYVRDHQVAEELMFSTTG